One Deltaproteobacteria bacterium DNA window includes the following coding sequences:
- a CDS encoding sigma-70 family RNA polymerase sigma factor: MRRYQDRVYNFCRYMLQNPEDAQDAAQDVFMKAYRGLKDFRPDSSTYTWIYRIAVTTCLDYKRKSRRERFRREPLPEDLPSDEPYPDQLYESKESTEAVQVAFQNLPEKLRAAIVLREMEGLSYEEIARVLHTSMGTVKSRISRGREQLRHLLKKIEAE, encoded by the coding sequence GTGCGAAGATATCAGGACAGGGTCTATAATTTCTGCCGTTACATGCTTCAAAATCCAGAAGATGCCCAAGACGCCGCCCAGGATGTTTTCATGAAGGCATACAGGGGCTTGAAAGACTTCCGGCCGGACTCGTCGACTTACACATGGATTTATCGAATTGCCGTAACCACCTGTCTCGATTACAAACGAAAATCTCGTCGGGAGCGATTCAGGAGGGAGCCTCTTCCCGAAGACCTCCCTTCGGACGAGCCGTATCCAGACCAACTCTACGAATCAAAAGAGAGCACCGAGGCTGTACAAGTGGCCTTTCAAAACTTGCCGGAGAAACTGAGAGCGGCCATCGTGTTGAGGGAGATGGAAGGACTTTCCTATGAAGAGATCGCTCGAGTTCTCCATACATCCATGGGCACGGTGAAATCCCGGATATCCAGAGGGCGCGAGCAGCTTCGCCATCTCCTGAAAAAAATAGAGGCGGAATGA